CTATAGTTTGCGTCAGCACCTCTTATGTGTAATCGCACCATCTCCCACTCGGTTCACTCCTTATATTCTCTCCTCTTCACATCTCCCtcatctccatctttctctctgccgcccactccctccctccctctctattttctctccctttccctcccaccattttctctcttcccgCCTGCCTTCCTCCCATATCTTCATCCCTCCttgcttccctccctccctccctccgccgCAGCAGCTGGCTCGAGGTGCAGTTGAGCAGATATAACTCGAGGGCTGCCTTGCTTCTGTAGTCACTGTCCCCCCTCAGAACATGGTTTTCCAGTTGCAGTTGTGCCCTTCTCCAAGACTGGGacaaccctcccccccaccaccgccaccaccaccatcagccTCCCTCCCAACCCCCAGTGGCAGCATGTGTTCCCTCGGTGCTGCTGGCTGTCTCTGTGTGTTAGATAACAGGTCCTTAGATTGTTACCCCAGGCCATGAGATCACCATCTGCCCCATCACATTACTGCATCCCTTTTCcttccccacacacacacacacacacacacacattcattctcGCTCGTTCTCTCTCACCGTCTCGCTCCACGAGCCACGCTTGGTTATTGGTTAATCTGCATACAATCCCCCCGCCCCATCCGTCCCACCCCAGGGCTAATCCCTCCGGGTACTTTGCCCTCGGTGTCCCTGACCTTCACTACAATcccgagttttttttttttctcagcttgcAATTATAAAAGACCACCACACGTACTCCCAACGTCTCCGAGTATATTAGCGAGTCCCTCCACCACTGTCGGACCGGCCCTcccctccccatcctccctccctgtgGTTGCACTCAGTTGAGCTGCTGAGCTCCTCATAGATCCTTCCCCCTGTCAGGAGGGTCTGATCCCCTGGTAATCCTGTCTTGACAAAAGCAACATGGATATTGATCTAACTGCACGCATACCCGCCACCACCGCAGCTGCCATTAACACCACCAGAAGTGAAAACCACTGATTGATTCAGAATTGATCAGAATGATCAGAATGTTGGACGAGCACATGaagaacacatgaaaaaaaagcagcgttgaagagaaacaaaatctgGATTTACAGATGGATAAGAGTAGATAGCAGCGACCTTCATCTGGATTGAAGCTCCCCGCAGCCTCCGCCCTCAGCCGGGGTTTCTGACAGGGACACAGCCTATGATTTATTCAGGCTGCTGGAAGGCCAAGCTGCACAGTATACTATACGTCTACATTATGGATGACTGGCCATGGGTCCCCCCCCTGcagtcctgctgctctgtgtacAACATACGCAACATCTTCCCAGGGCTTCCCtgaggaagaacagaaaacacacacacagcgtcagaaacacacacatcctctctgctcctctcagccGGCAGTTCGCTGTGCATATCACAGGAAGGAAGGTGTTTACTAAATAATTGGAGGGCTGCTTTCCTCTCTGCGATTAATTATGTCTCAAGTTGCTCCGTCACTGGCAGGGACGCCTCCGGAGAGAAGTTATGGTCCATAAGATAAATGTCATACACgagagcaaaaataaataaattaaaaaaaaaacaaaaaaaaactgcaggactaaattaatattttcattcaggTGCTTTTCATCAGCTAAATGCTGGATTATATTATCTCTGCTTATCTGAGTTTGCTTTTAAGTGATTGCAATTTCTGCTGATTAAAATGTGCCTCATTGATCACCCGCTCCAGGTAATGGAACCATCGACTTCCCCGAGTTCCTGACCATGATGGCCAGAAAAATGAAGGACAcagacagcgaggaggagatCCGCGAGGCTTTCCGGGTATTTGACAAGGTAAATAAGGTCACATGTTAATGCGGAGCAACAAGCCGAGTAACCTGAGAATCTTTGACAAGTATGATGATCGGTACCTGCCGACTTCCTGCTTGTTTAATCCCTGCCGCCGCCCTTTTGCTCAGTGCTAACCCCACCAGCTGGAAgtctgcaggattttttttttaacatttcaccCATTTGATCCCGTGTTTTGCCCAGGACGGCAATGGCTACATCAGCGCCGCAGAGCTCCGTCACGTCATGACAAACCTGGGCGAGAAGCTAACGGACGAGGAGGTGGACGAGATGATCAGAGAAGCAGACATCGACGGAGACGGACAGGTCAACTACGAAGGTACAATAAGTTGTTGTAAAGGCAGCGCACACTGAAGTGTCACGGTGCACAAATAGCTTTAGTTTTCTAGGCCATGCTGTAAGCTTTTATTAAACAGAGGGGACCAGAGCACTTGATTTTCCAAGCTGTGTATTTCTCTGAGGGCGACTGGAAGACAAGCCAGCCACACATAATATTAGTTATTAGATAGGGACTATAGATGGAGCCTGCTGAAACAGAGATGGGAGAGAAAAGCCATCCTTCTGAATCATCATCAGTGTGCCAGGAGCCTTTTCACTCTTCTCTTTCTGGCtgccttctctccctcttcctccctccccgcTACGATCGGTCCCGTGGCACATTACACGAGAGGCTGCGCTGACTTTCCAGAAAGGCTGTTGATATATTATGAACAGTCCATAAGTCATGGCTGAAAAAAAGTGCCCTACTTCTATGCTCCCATTGTCCTGTAGAGAGAATATGTACTGTGCAGACAGTGACAGCCTcctcttatttatttactcGCACAAGTGTAAGCACAAAGCCAGAGCTTTTTAATCAAATGGCTTTAATGAGATGAACGTGGAAGCCGTTTGGAAAGGGGACACTAATTAGGATGTGTGTTCTGAACCCGCTCAACTTgattaaaaaattaataaagCATTTAACAATTTAGCAGGTGACTGCTCTTACTGGCAACAGGCTGTGCCAGAGCTTTAATCTGATGTCCTTATTGTCttttgtcctctctcctctctctgcagagttTGTACAGATGATGACTGCAAAGTGAAGCTTGCCCGCCCCGTCCTGTCCCCTCttagaagaaacaaacaaaaaaaaatcaaaaaaaaaaaaaatcaaatgttttacttacctcttggagaaaaaaaaatgttcatttattcatactGTTTCTGTATAGAAAATAAttgaatgttgaaataaaatatccTTCTGTCCACACaggaaaaatatacaaaaaaaaaatacatacaaaaaatattCTGCATGAAAAATGATGGTTAGTGATCCTGTCCCCTCCCCCCGGAGATCAGTTTAGCATCAGTACTTAacaagtaaaaataataaacaacaaaacccTGTAACTACTACCTTCAGACTCAAGCAAAAGCATCTGGCGAACTCCTTCCAGTTCCATTTGCTAGTGGTAAATGTCTGAGCTGGccatctcttctttctctctgttttctgttcttcatgCATGCAAGCTTGAGACCGGAGCACTAACCCCCTCCCCGCCCTCCCCCGTCCCTCCTCCGGGCTACCAGAGCGTGCTGATTCCACTATAAGCTGTCCTCTTGTTGGTTTGGTacagtttttttgtatttggagAGGAACCCTGTACTGTTAAAGATGAGAGAATATAATACCAGGTTCTAACTCAAGCGTTGAAGTGGAATGGGACTTAATTGTATGCTAGataaaaagagtaaaaaaaaaaaaaacaatgtacaaaaaaaacacattttcaaaatgtttggcatgttctttttttgtttttgttatgttatttgGACAGCCATCTTAGTAGTTGTGCGTCCCgccctttttttaaaacgaAAGGGGGGGGACATAAAGAGTCTTACGGTGAgctttctattttattttcttttatttttcctcctttcttttcgCTGAGATGGAGCGTCTGTCCTCTTTTAATGCAAGAGAGAATCACTGgccttcacttttttcttttttcttcttctgtttctcgACTCAGTAAAAGGAGCATTAGTGAGAGGTGTACTGTGTTTGCAGCGCATGCTGTTTAGGAGTGTCGGCGCACCAGTCTTCGCAACTGTTCATCTGAGTTCAGTTTACATTCATTCCAAGTTGTACATGctagtctttattttttttttttttcaaataaaaaagaccaTGAACTTTATCACGTCTTATGTCATCTTTCTTGAGCAGACATAACCAAAAGTCTGTGTGCTGTTTACCCACGAGACAGATAACGCTGACTGATTCTGAGCGGCGTCCTCTCCGTGTGCGGTGTCACCGGGTTGATGCGGCGCCGAGGCAGGACTCGCGGTGTGTAATACTGTGCTCCATTACATGGCAGTGAGGTTGTGGAGAGAGTGAGCTGCTCAcaggggaggaagaggcagcCGAGAGTGTTTGCTCTCCCGCTCAGCCGTGGATATACATACACATCCATGAtgcctttcctctctctctctctctctctctctctctctctctcaagacCTGGCCGGTTGCTAGGCAACAGGAACATGCTGTAACCGGGATGTTGGGGGTTTTTGAGAAGGCAAGTGGGAGTTTGAATAAACCCTCCTGCTTCTGCCGATGACTCCATGTTGGCTTGTCCTAGTAAGGTAAACCAGGccacaacactgcagctgtgtagcacttttttttttttaattatttttttttaaaaacagcacaccCCGAGTGTCGGATGTGCAGGACAACGTGCCACCTAAATGTCTAAAAAGCCACGGAAGAGCTGCATTGTTTTACTATATTTGGACTGTAATTTGACCGTGtttagagagcagcagagacaggcTGAAACAGCCCTCCACCCACCTACAGAAAGCAGCGAGCACTTCACTTAATCATACCTCTATACATAGGCATGCACACACCTTATCCTCTCTACACAGAGGTGGGCGGGGCTCTGCtttcaggggaaaaacacacaacattctGCACACTCCTTGTACACTCATTATCTCTGCAGATCTGTTTTAAATTAGATGCCGGCCGGCGACTGAGGAACCAACTTACTGGCATTAATCAGATAAACTGAAGTTTCAGTGAAGGGAAGGGCGGATACCaagaaacaggatgagagaaaaCCCTGCCCAAAGGCTGCCAGTAACTGGGAAGTATGTCGGTCACCCCCCCTAATTACAGCCACTGTGTTAGATTTTGAAGAGAGGCAGGCGACCAGATGCACCCAGCCTCCCTGGCCCCTCCCTGCAGCACCAGCCCAGCCAATAGGAAGGGCTGTAAAGTTGACTGACGGCTGGGACTGACGCTCTGCTGTTCCAGGCCACCTCAGCCAGTCAGGTGCTCAAACCTTGACATTTACACTGGAGGGAAAATAGCAGAGCTGTTTGCTGGAGCTGCGCTGTGTTAACCATCTCAAAAATGAATGAGACATTATGGAATTTATAGTCACATGAATAAGTAATGTGATTTTGATAAATGGAGCAATGAATTGCAAATTAATTTTGGatgttatttaaattaaattactaTCAAGTGATACTTAATTCAAGCTATGACTGCTATgtttttgggattttttttttggaaaagcaggcttagcatgctaaccagcagctAGCCTGTGGCCCGTCCTGGTCCAAATCCACCAACACTTCCGGGatttctgagcagcagcagctacagttgcagtgagcagcagttagtggttaccatggtgacacGTTCCCCCCCCATAACAACACACCAGCTGTTTACGGTAGCATGTTCAGCCtcattcaaataaattaaagctgagctgtgtttttttctttaacttttggCAGCAGTTAGTTGGTTTATCTGGAATTACTTGTCGTTGTGTGAGCTAACGAGAGCTAGCTAACTGGTCAAAATGTGGTTGTGGATGTTGAGAGCTGCTAGAAAGGGGGCAGGCGTCCGGTAATTATTATATTTGTGGGGTCAGTTGTGCTGCCTGTGTGTTGTCTGATCGGGAATGAACGATAATTTGACTGATAATTTGACCATTCTGTGATGCTTGTAACTGATCTTGCGTTTATATGACCTCTTTTCCAGCCAGTCATGAGCGGTGTAGGCTTCGATGGTGGGgtgtttgtctctcctctgctgcttgaATCGACTCGGAGGAGGAgctctgtgtagttttggggaagaaattatAATTGGAAGAGACAAATCTTCACTGATAATATTTTCATGACTggacaaactgaataaacttgAAGGAACACACAGTCTCAAATTGTTTAActcattcattcagttatggaaatgtatcaaatcaacatttctgaATTAGTATTCTTATCTTATTATGTTGTAAGTGGCATCTCtttctgagtttaaatgtttttggacGAAAACAAGCTGTCAGCGTGATGGACATCCCCTTTCACGTATCACAGCAACATCAGctcgcaggaaaaaaaaacaaaaaaaaaacagacctgaTGTGGGAAGATTTGTTGGCGTGGTCTGTAAAATTACACAATGCGCCTATTTGTTCTCGTGGTTATGACtcatgtgtcattattttccccACCACTGATCATTTCCAGTCGAGCAGTTCCCATCTGGTAACGCTGCAGGTGATTGGCTGAAAGGTGACCTGTGACAGACACAGATGACACCCGCAAATTTCTGTGattacatttgaattaaaacCGTattgtgtttaaacatttattgaCTCATTTACCAATATAAAGGctcattttgtatatttttcatgttgtcttAATTGTTagcttaaaggagcactttgtagttttaactgattttttttctgctctctttgttttcatgactgaattaactgaataaacaaactgaccttaaagtcACAACACAGTTTAGATgccgttttactttgtttatgtggcggaccctgccacctgtcaagccttaaacagtgttctggggacctttttttgtatttttgttgtatttcgACCTTtagttttgtattattacctcattaattttGAGTATTATgggtttgaatttattctccaaaaacTGCACAGTACCTCTTTGTAACTGAGTTCTATATTGCAGAATAGAAATTTGGTCTGTATTTAAGCATAATGGACTGTTTTGCTTTCTATTTTCCTTCCTGCTAAAGACGCTATTTGAGTGAAATCCAGAGATGTTAGCTCACAACAAGCTACTTTTCAATATTTGTTCCACACACATTACCTCACTCGCGCTCTGAAAGGCGCACAGTGTACAGCTACATATAAACcctaaaaacacaagcacaggtgcacacacacagagaacaggtgggccaccacacacacacacacacaggacaaaccCGCTAGGAAAACTGGTAGGTTTTTGCTGCCAACCAACCAATGAGTCGAAACCAAACACGCCCTCTCGACCAATCCCAAGACAGAAAGGGTGTTTTTGTCAGCACTTGAGACTGCAGGTTCCCTGGAAAAGGCCTCCCTATCCTCACAGGGGAGGAAGGGACACTTGAGCACCCTGGGGGTTAAATTAAGAACATCAATATTTCACGTGTAAATGAAGCAGCACACTGCGGAGGCAGTAATGCGAGAAGGATTGACTGGGGCTGAGGTATCACGTATCAGCGCCCCTGGAAAGAACAGACACACTTGTGAGACAGGCCAGTGACAtacagcaggagtgtgtgtgtctggtgtgtgtgagggaacatatgcagtctgtgtgtgtgtgtgtgtgtgtgtgtgtgtgtgtgtgtgtgtgtgtgggtgggtgtggcATCTGTGCGGCGACATGGAGCCCTGTTTGTTGGTGTAGTGTCCAGCTGTATTAGCAAGTTAAGGAAGTGGATGAGGTGAACTGAGCCGGGCACAACATCAATACTGGGGAAGCTTCTGGTActttctgccacacacacacacatgcacacgcacacacacacacacagcggcagaAGTCCATTAGCGCCTGCTTAGCGTGTCATGGATGTTGTTATATTGAGCTGAACAGGCATATTTTTCCATTGTGGCGTCTGTGGAGGCAGCAACATTTGAAAGTAGCAGACCGGTTCTCGCTGAAGTTAAGGGTCCAGTTTCACCCGGCGCTGAATTAAAGAACAGCAGGAAGGACCTTTCATAATGGCTTGATCTTTACGCtgtgcatggacacacacacactactacaCAATACTACTTGAAAATATGTCTTGAGTTCCGTGCTGAATGGGCCTCACCTTGGGCAACACTGGAACTTTCCCTTCATTACtgtattttatctttattttttgctttcGCGGCCTGTCCTCTCCTGTTCTTTTACCTCGCTGTATTATTCATGCCAGAAACGCAGAGACACCTACAGTAATTAGCTCGTATGGATTTAGCCATAATGTTTTTGCAG
This region of Acanthopagrus latus isolate v.2019 chromosome 22, fAcaLat1.1, whole genome shotgun sequence genomic DNA includes:
- the calm1b gene encoding calmodulin-1b, with amino-acid sequence MADQLTEEQIAEFKEAFSLFDKDGDGTITTKELGTVMRSLGQNPTEAELQDMINEVDADGNGTIDFPEFLTMMARKMKDTDSEEEIREAFRVFDKDGNGYISAAELRHVMTNLGEKLTDEEVDEMIREADIDGDGQVNYEEFVQMMTAK